One genomic segment of Methanothermococcus okinawensis IH1 includes these proteins:
- a CDS encoding F420-dependent methylenetetrahydromethanopterin dehydrogenase produces MVVKIGIIKCGNIGMSPVIDLALDERADRGNIDVRVLGSGAKMGPEQVEEVTTKMVEEIKPDFVIYIGPNPTAPGPKKAREILSKSGIPSVIVGDAPGIREKDKMTEEGLGYILIKCDPMIGARRQFLDPVEMAMFNADVLRVLAGTGALRVVQNAIDDMIEAIEAGNKPELPQIVVTDKKAVEAANFSNPYAKSKAMAAFAMAEKVADIDVKACFMTKGMENYIPMVAASHELIRYAAKLVDEARELEKAMDTVSRKPHAADGKRLNKTKLMEKPE; encoded by the coding sequence ATGGTTGTAAAAATAGGAATTATAAAATGTGGAAATATTGGAATGTCCCCAGTAATTGATTTGGCATTGGATGAAAGGGCAGATAGAGGAAATATAGATGTTAGAGTTTTAGGTAGTGGGGCAAAAATGGGACCTGAACAGGTAGAAGAAGTAACTACAAAAATGGTAGAAGAAATAAAACCTGATTTTGTAATATATATCGGACCAAACCCAACAGCACCAGGTCCAAAAAAAGCAAGAGAGATTTTAAGTAAATCAGGTATTCCTTCTGTAATTGTTGGAGATGCTCCTGGAATTAGGGAAAAAGATAAAATGACTGAAGAAGGACTGGGCTATATATTAATAAAATGCGACCCAATGATTGGAGCAAGAAGGCAGTTTTTAGACCCTGTTGAAATGGCTATGTTTAACGCTGATGTATTAAGAGTGCTTGCTGGAACAGGTGCATTAAGAGTTGTTCAGAATGCAATAGATGATATGATTGAAGCGATAGAGGCTGGAAACAAACCAGAATTGCCACAAATAGTAGTTACAGATAAAAAAGCAGTAGAAGCTGCTAATTTCTCAAATCCATACGCAAAATCCAAAGCAATGGCAGCATTTGCAATGGCTGAAAAGGTTGCTGATATAGATGTTAAAGCATGCTTCATGACAAAAGGCATGGAAAATTATATACCTATGGTAGCAGCATCACATGAATTAATAAGATACGCTGCTAAATTGGTAGATGAAGCAAGAGAATTAGAAAAAGCTATGGATACCGTAAGCAGAAAACCACATGCAGCAGATGGTAAAAGATTAAACAAAACAAAATTAATGGAAAAACCCGAATAA
- a CDS encoding deoxyuridine 5'-triphosphate nucleotidohydrolase produces MIIGAQVSKNFVNIKKDIQIQQCGIDLRVGKIYSLKGNGALDYTNEKRELPKYIEIFNSEKDEKIHLNVGIYTVQIADRVKIPHNMAGFTYPRSSLLRMGCTLYTAVHDPGYEGYPTYLMHVLNPITIYKDARIAQIVYIECSEVNGEYEGIYNERNK; encoded by the coding sequence ATTATTATCGGAGCTCAGGTTTCAAAAAACTTTGTAAATATAAAAAAAGACATACAGATACAGCAGTGCGGTATTGATTTAAGAGTTGGGAAAATATATAGTCTAAAAGGAAACGGAGCTCTCGATTATACCAATGAAAAAAGGGAGCTCCCTAAATATATTGAAATATTTAACTCTGAAAAGGATGAAAAAATCCACTTAAATGTTGGTATATATACCGTCCAAATAGCAGATAGAGTAAAAATTCCCCATAATATGGCTGGTTTTACCTATCCAAGAAGCAGTTTATTAAGGATGGGATGTACATTATATACCGCAGTTCATGACCCTGGATATGAAGGTTATCCTACCTATTTAATGCATGTTTTAAACCCAATTACAATTTATAAAGATGCTAGAATTGCCCAAATAGTATATATTGAATGCAGTGAAGTAAATGGAGAATATGAAGGAATATATAACGAAAGAAATAAATAA
- a CDS encoding S16 family serine protease: MKGDKTPKNKIKHLDDNMKKYFLLFLLLAIPISVADVSIVAPAVAETDYGYVGAPINIDVKVSEGHGHVYMDTMPMTQLDMQGSARIASKVAFDICGKNQKNYDTYYVVRSDVPVIGGPSAGATLCVATIADLNNWSLNNNVMMTGMINPDGSIGPVGGILEKIKAAKSRNVEYFLIPSGERYVPANDLTGTGNNTVDAVEYGKNLGIKVIEVKSIYEAVYYFTNHKITERHYEPNPEVNKIYNNMMKNLSTKVLKETRNNYNYVENRLNYEYKYNTRINYNLKNELDSKLKTSKTYLDSANAHYLNNSYYASTSKAFGALITLESVNTTLNYVDSDDGNQYVKQYLIDVQNELDSEKKLVDNESLSKNSIEYIVASKSRIYEAEELIDSAWKDYYNNKPLSAIDSGTYAKFRGKSAIWWLNLGKESNNNYGSYANNKNNIKIIKNNKHTKNGLINESNLKYLAQEYLDNSEVVVLYSSMVLPTTLTTSAMKNLDDAKRYYNEKEYLLSISKSIDAYVYATTSLNYMEDISYLKKLAEKR; this comes from the coding sequence TTGAAAGGAGATAAAACACCAAAAAATAAAATAAAACATTTGGATGATAACATGAAAAAATATTTTTTATTATTTTTACTGTTGGCAATTCCAATAAGCGTTGCAGATGTTTCGATTGTAGCACCAGCAGTTGCTGAGACAGATTATGGATATGTCGGAGCTCCGATAAATATCGATGTGAAAGTTTCAGAAGGACATGGACATGTATATATGGACACCATGCCTATGACACAGCTTGATATGCAGGGTTCGGCAAGAATAGCTTCAAAGGTGGCATTTGATATTTGTGGAAAAAATCAAAAGAATTATGATACATACTATGTTGTTAGGTCAGATGTTCCAGTAATAGGGGGACCATCAGCAGGAGCTACATTGTGTGTGGCTACAATAGCAGATTTAAACAATTGGAGCTTAAATAACAATGTTATGATGACTGGAATGATTAATCCCGATGGTAGCATAGGTCCAGTTGGTGGCATATTGGAAAAAATAAAAGCTGCAAAATCAAGGAATGTAGAATATTTTTTAATTCCTTCTGGGGAAAGATATGTTCCAGCAAATGACTTAACCGGAACAGGCAATAATACCGTGGATGCAGTAGAATATGGTAAAAATTTGGGAATAAAAGTTATAGAGGTTAAAAGCATATACGAAGCAGTTTATTATTTTACAAATCATAAAATCACTGAAAGGCATTATGAGCCAAATCCAGAGGTTAATAAAATATATAACAATATGATGAAGAATCTCTCCACAAAAGTTCTAAAAGAAACCAGAAATAACTATAACTATGTAGAAAATAGACTAAATTATGAATATAAATACAACACACGAATAAACTACAATTTAAAAAATGAATTAGACTCTAAATTAAAAACTTCAAAAACCTATTTGGACTCAGCGAATGCCCATTATCTAAATAATTCATATTATGCCTCAACTTCAAAGGCTTTTGGAGCCTTGATAACTCTTGAAAGTGTTAATACAACTTTAAATTATGTCGATAGCGATGATGGAAATCAGTATGTGAAACAGTACCTTATAGATGTCCAGAATGAACTTGACAGTGAAAAAAAATTAGTAGATAATGAAAGTTTATCAAAAAACAGTATAGAATACATTGTAGCTTCTAAAAGCCGAATATATGAGGCAGAGGAGCTTATTGATAGTGCATGGAAGGACTATTATAACAATAAACCATTATCTGCAATAGATAGTGGGACTTATGCAAAATTTAGGGGAAAAAGTGCAATATGGTGGCTAAATTTAGGGAAAGAAAGTAATAACAATTATGGTAGTTATGCAAATAATAAAAATAACATTAAAATAATTAAAAATAATAAACATACCAAAAATGGACTAATAAATGAGTCCAATTTAAAATATCTTGCTCAGGAATATCTCGACAATTCAGAGGTTGTTGTGCTTTATTCTTCCATGGTATTGCCAACAACATTGACTACCAGTGCCATGAAAAATTTGGATGATGCAAAGAGATACTACAATGAAAAGGAATATTTGCTGTCAATTTCAAAAAGTATTGATGCCTATGTATATGCCACCACTTCACTTAATTATATGGAGGACATAAGCTACTTAAAAAAACTTGCAGAAAAAAGATAA
- the gatD gene encoding Glu-tRNA(Gln) amidotransferase subunit GatD — translation MDNCNIGDLISIKTENTTYTGTIMPSLDDNVIVIKMKNGYNVGILRDNIKSIDVLKKGKKPTYELPPLKIEKKNDLKNIAILSTGGTVASRVDYNTGAVHPAFTADDLIRAIPELLDIANIKGKAVLNILSENMTPAYWKIIAEEIKKEIENGADGIVIAHGTDTMHYTASALSFMIDADIPIVLVGAQRSSDRPSSDASLNLISAVIASTQPIKGVYVVMHGESGDTFCYLHEGAKVRKLHSSRRNAFKSVNNIPIAKINPFTKDIEYLRKPNKVNEGNKINKESESNKKISINTNLEEKVALIKIYPGIDGNIINYYVDNGYKGIVIEGTGLGHAPETIFENIKYATDKGVLVAMTTQTINGRVNMNVYSNGRELQKLGVIGCEDMLPEVALVKMMYLLGNYDTEKAKELINKNLVGEITEISRFDAYY, via the coding sequence ATGGATAATTGTAATATTGGAGATTTAATATCTATAAAAACGGAAAATACAACTTACACTGGAACAATAATGCCGTCCTTGGATGATAATGTTATAGTTATTAAAATGAAAAATGGATACAATGTTGGTATTTTGAGAGATAACATTAAATCAATAGATGTATTAAAAAAAGGTAAAAAACCAACATACGAGCTTCCACCATTGAAAATCGAAAAGAAAAATGATTTAAAAAATATAGCTATTTTATCAACTGGGGGGACAGTAGCTTCAAGAGTGGATTACAATACAGGAGCAGTGCACCCAGCTTTTACAGCAGATGATTTAATAAGGGCTATTCCAGAATTGCTTGATATTGCAAATATTAAGGGAAAGGCTGTTTTAAATATATTAAGCGAAAATATGACGCCAGCCTATTGGAAGATTATTGCAGAAGAGATTAAAAAGGAGATTGAAAATGGTGCCGATGGAATTGTAATAGCCCATGGAACCGATACGATGCATTATACTGCAAGTGCCTTGTCCTTCATGATTGATGCAGATATTCCAATAGTTCTTGTAGGAGCTCAGAGAAGTAGCGATAGACCTTCCTCAGATGCATCGTTAAATCTTATAAGTGCAGTAATTGCAAGCACTCAACCAATTAAAGGTGTTTATGTTGTGATGCATGGAGAAAGCGGGGATACGTTCTGCTATTTGCATGAAGGGGCAAAGGTTAGAAAATTACATTCATCAAGAAGGAATGCCTTTAAATCAGTAAATAATATACCTATTGCAAAAATAAATCCATTCACAAAAGATATTGAATATTTAAGAAAACCAAATAAAGTCAATGAAGGAAATAAAATTAATAAAGAAAGTGAAAGCAATAAAAAAATTAGCATAAATACAAATTTAGAGGAAAAGGTAGCTTTAATAAAAATATATCCTGGAATTGACGGCAATATTATAAACTATTATGTGGATAATGGATATAAAGGTATAGTAATTGAAGGAACTGGGCTTGGTCATGCTCCTGAGACAATATTCGAAAATATAAAGTATGCAACAGACAAGGGTGTTTTAGTTGCTATGACTACACAAACCATTAATGGAAGAGTAAATATGAATGTATATTCTAATGGAAGGGAGCTCCAAAAATTGGGAGTAATTGGATGTGAAGACATGCTTCCAGAGGTTGCATTGGTTAAAATGATGTATTTACTAGGAAACTATGACACAGAAAAGGCAAAAGAGTTGATAAATAAAAATTTAGTAGGTGAAATTACAGAAATTAGCCGATTTGATGCATATTATTAA
- a CDS encoding dihydroorotate dehydrogenase electron transfer subunit, giving the protein MEKPIICEIKEIIKESPTVKTFIIDKEFDFKAGQFAMVWIPDVDEKPLGFSIKTGFSVAKVGRFTEIMHNLKEGDLIGVRGPYGTSFEPLGDKILAVAGGIGAAPIVSAVEEFSKKGIEITTILGGRTKDELLFMERFGKCGELYPCTDDGSFGYHGFTTDKMEEILNNNKNNKNEKFDLIITCGPEIMMKKVVDIADKYNIPVQASLERYMKCGIGICGQCAVDDEGLCVCKDGPVFWGDKLKYISEFGKYRRDASGKII; this is encoded by the coding sequence ATGGAAAAACCTATTATTTGCGAAATAAAAGAAATAATAAAAGAAAGTCCGACGGTGAAAACATTTATAATTGATAAAGAGTTTGATTTCAAAGCTGGACAATTTGCCATGGTATGGATTCCAGATGTGGATGAAAAACCATTGGGATTTTCCATAAAAACAGGTTTTAGCGTAGCAAAGGTTGGAAGATTTACCGAAATTATGCATAATTTAAAAGAAGGAGATTTGATAGGAGTTAGGGGTCCCTATGGAACCTCTTTTGAACCATTAGGGGATAAAATCCTTGCAGTTGCGGGAGGTATTGGAGCTGCACCAATTGTAAGTGCTGTGGAGGAATTTTCAAAAAAAGGTATTGAGATTACCACAATACTTGGAGGAAGGACAAAAGATGAATTATTATTTATGGAAAGATTTGGAAAATGTGGTGAGCTCTACCCATGCACAGATGATGGAAGTTTTGGATATCATGGTTTTACTACGGATAAAATGGAAGAAATATTAAATAATAATAAAAATAATAAAAATGAAAAATTCGATTTAATAATCACCTGCGGACCTGAAATAATGATGAAAAAGGTTGTAGATATTGCAGATAAATATAATATTCCTGTTCAGGCTTCATTGGAAAGATATATGAAATGTGGTATTGGTATTTGCGGACAGTGTGCCGTTGATGACGAAGGACTATGCGTATGTAAGGACGGTCCTGTATTTTGGGGAGATAAATTAAAATATATATCTGAATTTGGAAAATACAGAAGGGACGCAAGCGGTAAAATTATTTAA
- the rgy gene encoding reverse gyrase → MIPIIYKEMCPNCNGEITSERLEIGVCERCLKEEKVFEKLELCKKLREEHTLNNLKNYCNTWKEFKEFNKFTKSLGYELLSLQKMWAKRILKNKSFSIVAPTGVGKSFFGILISLFLAKKGKKCYIILPTTILVRQNYEKILSLIENKLNINIIAYHSELSAKEKKKAKENIKNNNYDLLITTSNFLVKNIPNTAFDFIFVDDVDALLKASNNIDKTLKLLGFNEDIINEAYDIIRLIKIGRLNDALKKRKTLKNKISKIKHGCLVIASATGKSYGRKVKLYREILDFEIGFGMNKLRDVIDAYDEEFSKEKILEYIKLLGKGGIVYVSKDYGIEKAQEIEKFLLKKGINAKLIHSKDKKGFDEFKNGNIGVLIGMASYYGILVRGLDMPERVRYALFYGIPKFKIKLKEYIDDLKNKGKLKEDVDIEGKTKEEIKQILIEKLKIKNFSLRKDNNNNEYNLLIPDIKTYIQASGRTSRMTEFGLTKGVSIVLVDEKEIFEYLEKYMLFAYESEFTSIDNIDIKELIKKIDKIREKIKLGRAQGGVPDLLKSILMVVESPNKARTIANFFGKPSIRRMNNRNIYEVCVGDLNLIITASGGHVFDLVTKEGFYGVIINNISIPIYSSIKKVNGKQFIDQKDLEELLSVKKVEETNIMDSKDNIYIIREIADEVDAIFIATDIDTEGEKIGYDIFLNVLPFNKNIYRVGFNEITKRAILNALESFKKGDKLNLNENKVKGQIVRRVEDRWIGFRLSQKLWEVFNKHYLSAGRIQTPVLGWIIDRYNEHKIKVPYLSLKLENDIFIGKVWEKEFDKKEVKVEVKVYEKEFHPLPPFTTDTLLEEATKRFKISSDEVMNISQELFELGLSTYHRTSSTRVSFDGMRVAREYLKLNNLEDYLKNREYFMEGAHECIRPTKPMDTYELIEYLKENNIKLSKNHIKIYDLIFRRFIASQMKKAVVEYEEIYIKDLDEKIEGYIDIKFEGWSNIYNLRLKKLPKIEKNSLKILDKKVKKIPKVPLYNEGDIVKLMKEKCIGRPSTYATIIKKLLDKGYIIKSRAENKLIPTKLGIEVYDYLITNYFSLISEERTRALEETMDKIENGKVDYLEVLKELHNEILCIN, encoded by the coding sequence CATACTTTAAACAATTTAAAAAATTATTGCAATACTTGGAAGGAATTTAAGGAATTTAATAAATTCACCAAGAGTTTAGGATATGAGCTCCTAAGCCTACAAAAGATGTGGGCAAAAAGAATATTAAAAAACAAAAGTTTCTCAATAGTTGCACCTACTGGCGTTGGAAAAAGCTTTTTTGGTATATTAATAAGCCTATTTTTAGCTAAAAAAGGAAAGAAATGTTACATAATCCTCCCTACAACAATTTTAGTCAGACAGAATTACGAAAAAATTTTATCACTAATAGAAAATAAATTAAACATAAATATAATTGCATATCATTCAGAATTATCTGCAAAAGAAAAGAAGAAAGCCAAAGAAAATATTAAAAATAATAATTACGACCTATTGATAACAACATCCAATTTTTTAGTAAAAAATATTCCAAATACAGCATTTGACTTTATTTTTGTGGATGATGTCGATGCTCTTTTAAAGGCGTCAAATAACATTGATAAAACCTTGAAGTTGTTGGGCTTTAATGAAGACATTATAAATGAGGCATACGACATTATACGCTTAATAAAAATTGGTAGGTTAAATGATGCATTAAAAAAGAGAAAAACCTTGAAGAATAAAATATCTAAAATAAAACATGGCTGTTTAGTAATTGCTTCCGCCACTGGAAAAAGTTATGGGAGAAAGGTTAAATTATACAGGGAAATTTTGGATTTTGAAATAGGATTTGGAATGAACAAACTTAGGGATGTTATAGATGCCTATGATGAAGAATTTAGTAAGGAGAAAATTTTAGAATATATAAAATTACTTGGAAAAGGCGGAATTGTATATGTTTCCAAGGATTATGGAATTGAAAAGGCACAAGAAATTGAGAAATTTTTATTAAAAAAAGGTATTAATGCAAAATTAATTCATTCTAAGGATAAAAAAGGATTTGATGAGTTTAAAAATGGAAATATAGGTGTATTGATAGGCATGGCCTCCTACTACGGTATTTTGGTCAGGGGTTTGGATATGCCTGAAAGGGTAAGATATGCACTATTTTATGGAATTCCAAAATTCAAAATTAAATTGAAAGAATATATTGATGATTTAAAGAATAAAGGAAAATTAAAAGAAGATGTCGATATTGAGGGGAAGACAAAAGAGGAAATTAAGCAGATATTAATTGAAAAATTAAAAATAAAAAATTTCTCGTTAAGGAAAGATAACAATAATAATGAATATAACTTATTAATTCCTGATATAAAAACATATATTCAAGCTTCTGGGCGAACATCAAGAATGACAGAATTTGGTTTAACTAAGGGGGTTAGTATTGTATTAGTGGATGAAAAAGAAATTTTTGAATATCTTGAAAAGTATATGTTGTTTGCATATGAAAGTGAATTTACAAGTATCGATAATATAGATATTAAGGAATTAATTAAAAAAATTGATAAAATTAGGGAAAAAATAAAGTTAGGCAGAGCTCAGGGTGGTGTTCCAGATTTATTAAAATCTATATTAATGGTTGTTGAAAGTCCAAATAAGGCGAGGACTATCGCTAATTTCTTTGGGAAACCTTCTATCAGAAGGATGAACAATAGGAATATTTATGAGGTTTGTGTTGGAGATTTAAATTTAATTATAACTGCAAGTGGAGGGCATGTATTTGATTTAGTTACAAAAGAGGGATTTTACGGTGTTATAATAAATAATATATCCATCCCGATATACTCATCAATTAAAAAAGTAAATGGAAAACAGTTTATAGACCAGAAAGATTTGGAAGAGCTATTATCAGTTAAAAAAGTAGAAGAAACAAATATAATGGATTCAAAGGATAACATATACATTATTAGAGAAATTGCAGATGAAGTTGATGCCATATTCATAGCAACAGATATTGACACAGAAGGAGAAAAAATAGGTTATGATATATTCTTAAATGTTCTTCCATTTAATAAAAATATTTATAGAGTAGGATTTAACGAAATTACAAAGAGAGCCATATTAAACGCATTAGAATCATTTAAAAAAGGAGATAAATTAAATTTAAATGAAAATAAAGTTAAAGGTCAAATAGTTAGAAGGGTAGAAGATAGATGGATTGGATTTAGATTGAGTCAAAAATTATGGGAAGTATTTAATAAACATTATCTCTCAGCAGGCAGAATTCAAACACCAGTATTGGGCTGGATTATAGACAGATACAATGAACATAAAATAAAAGTCCCTTACTTATCTTTAAAACTGGAAAATGATATATTTATTGGAAAGGTTTGGGAAAAAGAATTTGATAAAAAGGAGGTTAAAGTTGAAGTTAAAGTTTATGAGAAAGAATTCCATCCATTGCCACCATTTACAACAGATACCTTATTGGAAGAAGCCACAAAGAGATTTAAAATAAGTTCCGATGAAGTAATGAATATATCACAAGAATTATTTGAATTGGGTCTATCCACATATCACAGAACATCCTCAACAAGAGTCTCATTTGATGGTATGAGGGTGGCGAGAGAATATTTAAAATTAAACAATTTAGAGGATTACTTGAAAAATAGGGAATACTTCATGGAAGGAGCTCATGAATGTATAAGACCTACAAAACCAATGGATACCTATGAACTTATAGAGTATTTAAAAGAAAATAACATAAAATTGAGTAAAAACCATATAAAGATTTATGATTTAATATTTAGAAGATTTATTGCTTCTCAGATGAAAAAAGCTGTTGTTGAATATGAAGAGATATATATAAAAGATTTAGATGAAAAAATCGAAGGTTATATCGATATAAAATTTGAAGGATGGAGTAATATTTACAATTTAAGATTGAAAAAACTGCCAAAAATTGAAAAAAATTCATTAAAAATATTGGATAAAAAAGTTAAAAAAATACCAAAAGTGCCATTGTATAATGAAGGGGATATTGTTAAATTGATGAAAGAAAAATGTATTGGAAGACCATCAACTTATGCTACAATTATTAAAAAGTTGTTGGATAAAGGCTATATTATAAAAAGCAGAGCAGAAAATAAATTAATACCAACAAAACTTGGAATTGAAGTTTATGATTATTTAATAACTAATTATTTTAGTTTAATATCCGAAGAAAGAACAAGAGCTCTGGAAGAAACCATGGATAAAATTGAAAATGGAAAAGTCGATTATTTAGAAGTTTTAAAAGAGTTGCATAATGAAATTTTATGTATAAACTAA
- a CDS encoding methanogenesis marker 16 metalloprotein translates to MDIGKDNNDKVVITANELKKMIRNNEEDKIDEIDIVTTATCGIMSGTMAVFHIPVADSGTFRKAEKIYLNGIEGYVGPCPNEYLGSVDAVVYGTNYTGEYGGGFLFKDLVSGKDIEIVVESEGKTYKKTLSLDDMPTAKMIGTRMAFKNYVAITNLSDESIKTIFHRRRLKKGEASFSGCGEINPLQNMKCDEKELFGKKVLLNGAEGIILGYGTRHSQNKPNIMISADMHNMDAYYLGGFITSAGVEVFNTIAIPVEVNEKNKEYLKTLDEDIELPLTNIIGRAPVGTGRYSEVWKDAELRPNVNIYRCRNCDTCIAEQLCPTKAIKRIPHLGGRRLPNENCFGCGVCVEACPYGIYQMKRNSILNIPLTCRQSDRERALKLAKDLKRRIEKGEFKL, encoded by the coding sequence ATGGATATAGGTAAGGACAATAATGATAAAGTGGTAATTACTGCAAATGAATTAAAAAAAATGATTAGAAATAATGAAGAAGACAAAATAGATGAAATAGATATAGTAACTACCGCAACATGTGGAATAATGTCTGGAACTATGGCTGTTTTTCATATTCCTGTTGCAGATAGCGGAACTTTTAGGAAGGCTGAAAAGATATATTTAAACGGTATAGAAGGTTATGTGGGACCTTGTCCAAATGAATATTTGGGAAGTGTCGATGCAGTAGTTTATGGAACAAACTATACTGGCGAATATGGAGGAGGATTCTTATTTAAAGATTTAGTATCTGGAAAAGATATAGAAATTGTTGTAGAAAGTGAAGGAAAAACTTACAAAAAAACATTATCATTGGATGATATGCCAACGGCAAAAATGATAGGCACAAGAATGGCATTTAAAAATTATGTTGCCATTACAAATTTAAGTGATGAATCTATAAAAACCATATTTCATAGAAGAAGGTTAAAAAAAGGAGAAGCATCATTTTCAGGTTGTGGAGAAATAAATCCTCTTCAAAATATGAAATGTGATGAAAAAGAACTGTTTGGAAAAAAAGTTTTATTAAACGGTGCAGAAGGAATCATACTTGGATACGGCACAAGACATTCTCAAAATAAACCAAATATAATGATATCAGCAGATATGCATAATATGGATGCATATTACTTAGGAGGGTTTATTACATCTGCGGGTGTGGAAGTATTTAACACCATAGCTATTCCAGTGGAAGTAAATGAAAAAAACAAAGAATATTTAAAAACACTTGACGAAGATATAGAGCTCCCATTAACAAACATAATCGGCAGAGCTCCTGTGGGAACTGGAAGATATTCAGAGGTATGGAAAGATGCAGAGTTGAGACCTAACGTTAATATCTATCGTTGTAGAAACTGCGATACATGTATTGCAGAGCAGTTATGCCCTACAAAGGCAATAAAAAGAATTCCACATTTAGGTGGAAGGCGTCTTCCAAATGAAAACTGCTTTGGATGCGGGGTTTGTGTAGAGGCATGTCCTTATGGAATATACCAGATGAAGAGAAACAGTATATTAAACATCCCCCTTACATGCAGACAGTCAGATAGAGAGCGAGCTCTAAAACTTGCTAAGGATTTAAAAAGAAGGATAGAAAAAGGAGAATTTAAATTATAA
- the asd gene encoding aspartate-semialdehyde dehydrogenase encodes MNIKVGILGATGNVGQRFIQMLENHPIFDLEVLAASHRSAGKKYAEACYWYQSEPIPEELANKIVVPTDANHKAFEDVDIVFSALPSDLAKKLEPEFAKAGKLVFSNASAMRMEKDVPLVIPEVNPEHFEMIDVQRENRNWDGAIITNPNCSTIGAVITLKPIMDEFGIDLVNITTMQAISGAGYNGVPSMAILDNVIPYIGNEEEKMQTESLKLLGKFENNNFVNGDFKIGVSCNRVPVIDGHTESIFVKTREEAEPEEIKNVMDKFDPLKEYNLPTYAKPIVIRDELDRPQPRLDRNTGKGMSISVGRIRKDPIFTVKYTALEHNTIRGAAGASVLNAEFYVKKYL; translated from the coding sequence ATGAATATAAAGGTAGGTATTTTAGGAGCAACAGGTAATGTTGGGCAGAGATTTATTCAAATGCTTGAAAATCATCCAATATTTGATTTAGAAGTTTTAGCGGCATCTCATAGAAGTGCAGGAAAAAAATATGCCGAAGCTTGTTATTGGTATCAGTCAGAACCAATTCCAGAAGAGTTAGCAAATAAAATTGTAGTTCCAACAGATGCAAACCACAAGGCATTTGAAGATGTAGATATTGTATTTTCAGCATTACCCTCAGATTTGGCAAAAAAATTGGAGCCAGAATTTGCAAAAGCTGGAAAACTTGTTTTCTCAAATGCCTCGGCTATGAGAATGGAAAAGGATGTTCCACTTGTTATTCCAGAGGTAAATCCTGAACATTTTGAAATGATTGATGTTCAGAGAGAAAACAGAAATTGGGATGGTGCAATAATTACAAACCCGAACTGTTCCACAATAGGGGCAGTAATCACATTAAAGCCAATAATGGATGAATTTGGGATTGATTTGGTAAATATTACCACAATGCAGGCAATCAGTGGAGCAGGTTATAATGGAGTTCCATCCATGGCAATACTGGATAATGTAATTCCATATATTGGAAATGAAGAAGAGAAAATGCAAACTGAAAGTTTAAAATTACTTGGTAAATTTGAAAACAATAATTTTGTAAATGGGGATTTTAAAATTGGAGTTTCATGCAATAGGGTTCCTGTAATTGACGGACATACTGAAAGTATATTTGTTAAGACCAGAGAGGAAGCAGAACCCGAAGAAATTAAAAATGTTATGGATAAATTTGACCCTTTAAAAGAATATAACCTTCCAACTTATGCAAAACCTATTGTTATTAGGGATGAGCTCGACAGACCTCAACCAAGATTGGACAGAAATACAGGAAAAGGTATGTCCATATCTGTTGGAAGAATTAGAAAAGACCCAATATTTACAGTTAAATATACTGCTCTTGAACACAACACCATTAGAGGAGCTGCTGGTGCAAGTGTTTTAAATGCTGAGTTTTATGTTAAGAAATATTTATAA